The segment TTAGTTAAATTTTATAAATAATTCTATTCATTTTTATTTAACTGTGAGGGTTTTGCCAACTCTTCTTTTATGTCACCTGACATTATTATTAATAATGTTCATACAAAATTAATTTACACCCATATGTTCAATAGGGCCAAAGGCGAGGTTAAGGTTACTGCTGATAATCCGGTTGGGCCTACTTTTACTTATCCTGTCAATGCTACCTACAGTGGTGATATTGGGGAAGAATCCTATGGTGGATCTGGGATCAATATCACCTACATTGGAGGGAGCAGGCTGTCGTACAGCTTCAGTTCTTCAGGTATTATCAACAGCAATACTAATTATTATAATGATTTCTTTCACAATGGTTTGGTTATGAAGACATATACGGTAAGTGTTTCATATGATACAAATTTTCTGTAATGATTTGCAGAGTCTGTTATTACTTCATCTGAATAAATTTTATCATTTCTTATGTCAACCTTCCTATTTTTTACTTTCTTTTCTTCGAGCATCTGTTGCAAGCTGATAGCTGACTTAATCCTATCATACTAAGTGTTATACCACAGAACAAAAATAAGTTTGCATGAATCCCTTAATTTAATCTTTTGAATAAATACAAAATTGGATCACCTAAATAGCATTTATTTTTTTAAACAAAATATAATAAATGTTAATTTTAATAAACTGTAATTTTCTTGCTTTTTTTTATATTTAGTCCTAAAATAAGTATAGGAGGAATTTATATTTTTTGGCCTATCGCTTAACTTGACGCTTGAAACATCCAAAAGCTGTATAGTGCGAATAAATATAGTATTTTGCATACTTTGCCGTATTCTTGCTACCGATATAATCCAAGGTGGCAAAGGGTGATTGTTCTGTATAGATTTCAGAGTTTCTTCGCATTTTTTCTAATCTCCTTGAATCTACTATAAATACAGCTTTATACTTTTAAAAATCAATTATATTAAAAAGAATAGTGTGGAGGATAATAATATGAGTAAAGAACAATTTTCAGAAATTATATTAAAAGATAGAGAGGAACATAAAAAAGTTGTATTTGAAGGCACTTTTCTAGATTATATTGAGAAACTCGAAAAGGACACATCAATTCCAAAACTATCTCATGCAAGAATTTTTGAGATGTTAAATAGTAAAGGTGTCTCTACCATAGAGGAAAAGAATGATATCAGACTAATGAAACTCCATAAGAATAAGCAACTACCATTATTCAATTTTTTCATGGATGATTTTTATGGTCTTGAAGAAACCATAACGAACATCGTACGATATTTTCAATCGGCATCAATGAAGGCTGAACAGAGCCGTCAGGTTTTATATTTAATTGGGCCAGTAGGTTCGGGTAAGTCTTCAATTGTGGATAAGCTGAAGAAGGGACTTGAGGAGAGCAATCCTATCTTTGCCATAGAGGGTTGCCCTATGCATGAGGAACCACTTCATCTTGTCCCTTTACACCTTAGGAGTGAGTTTGAGTCTCGCTTAGGTGTAACAATTGAAGGAGATCTCTGCCCAATATGCAGATACCGATTAGATGATGAATTCAATAATGAATATGAGAGATTCCCAATACAATTAATTGAATTTTCAAAAAACTCAAAGATTGGTGTAGCCGAAGTACCTCCAGTAGATCCTAATAATCAGGACACATCTGTACTTATAGGATCAGAGGACATTTCAAAGCTAGATAAATACTCAGAAGATGATCCTCGTGTACTAACCCTTGGTGGAGCATTTAATAGAAGCAACAGGGGGATTATTGAATTTATTGAAGTATTTAAGAATGCAATTGAGTTTCTACACGTCATTATCACCGCTACTCAAGAAAAAAATATTCCGGCACCTGGCAAGCATGGAATGATATACTGGGATGGAGTGATTGTCGCGCATTCTAATGAAGCAGAGTGGAATAAGTTTAAATCAGACCACACAAATGAGGCGATCCTTGATAGGATTGTAGTAATTAAAGTGCCCTATGTCCTTTCCTTGAATGAGGAGATTAAGATATATCAAAAATTCATGCATAAGAGCGATTTCAAACCTCACATAGCCCCTCATACCCTAGAAATCGCTTCAAAGTTTGCCATTCTTACTCGATTAGAAAAAACAAATAAGTGTGACCTTCTTACTAAGCTTAAAATATATAATGGAGAGGAGATCATTGAAAAGGGAAAGACAAAGCATATAGATATTCATGAACTCAAGGAAGATTGTAAACGTGAAGGTCTCTTTGGATTATCTACTCGATTTATTATAAAAGCAATAAATAACGCACTTGCAGATAACATGATTTGCAATTGTATCAATCCAATAAATATTCGTGAATCCTTAGTAAAAATGGTTAAGGAATCAGATTTTTCTGATGATACGAAAAAGGAATACCTTGGTTTTTTGCATGATATTCTTCATAAGGATTATCTTGACATACTTGAGGATGAGATCGGCAAGGCCTTTGTCTATTCTTATCATGAGCAGGCAGAATCCCTCTTCCAGAGCTACCTAGACCATGCCCAGGCATGGGTCAATAAGGAAAAGATAAAGGATAGTGATACTGGTGAAGAGCTGGAAGCAGACGAAAATTTTTTGAAATCAATCGAAGAACAGATCGAGATTACAGGCAGCACAGCGGATGGATTCAGAAGGGATGTTATGGCATATCTATTAACCCTTTCACGAAGGAATGAAAAATTATCCTATAAATCCTATGAGCCGCTAAAAAAAGCAATCGAGAAAAAACTTACTATCTCCGTTAAGGATATTAGCCGAATAGTAACTACCTCCAAGACAAGAGATGAGGAGCAATTAAAGAAGTATAATGATATGGTTACAAATCTTATCAACAACGGCTATTGTGATCATTGTGTAAATGTAATTCTAAAATATGCAGCAAATCATCTATGGAAATAGAGGATATTGATGACTTGCTAACATATTCATTTAATATATGACCATGAGGTGGGAGCCATGCCATACTTATATCAATACGAAACAGGCATCAGCAAAGAAGGGAGAGGCGAGGGAGATAGAAGACGCCATCGTGAAAAAGTACGAGAAGCGATAAAGGGAAATATTGCAGACATTATATCTGACCAACCAATTGTCGGTCAACGCAAGGATAAAATTA is part of the Spirochaetota bacterium genome and harbors:
- a CDS encoding serine protein kinase, with amino-acid sequence MSKEQFSEIILKDREEHKKVVFEGTFLDYIEKLEKDTSIPKLSHARIFEMLNSKGVSTIEEKNDIRLMKLHKNKQLPLFNFFMDDFYGLEETITNIVRYFQSASMKAEQSRQVLYLIGPVGSGKSSIVDKLKKGLEESNPIFAIEGCPMHEEPLHLVPLHLRSEFESRLGVTIEGDLCPICRYRLDDEFNNEYERFPIQLIEFSKNSKIGVAEVPPVDPNNQDTSVLIGSEDISKLDKYSEDDPRVLTLGGAFNRSNRGIIEFIEVFKNAIEFLHVIITATQEKNIPAPGKHGMIYWDGVIVAHSNEAEWNKFKSDHTNEAILDRIVVIKVPYVLSLNEEIKIYQKFMHKSDFKPHIAPHTLEIASKFAILTRLEKTNKCDLLTKLKIYNGEEIIEKGKTKHIDIHELKEDCKREGLFGLSTRFIIKAINNALADNMICNCINPINIRESLVKMVKESDFSDDTKKEYLGFLHDILHKDYLDILEDEIGKAFVYSYHEQAESLFQSYLDHAQAWVNKEKIKDSDTGEELEADENFLKSIEEQIEITGSTADGFRRDVMAYLLTLSRRNEKLSYKSYEPLKKAIEKKLTISVKDISRIVTTSKTRDEEQLKKYNDMVTNLINNGYCDHCVNVILKYAANHLWK